The segment CCATGAAAAAATCATAGAGGAATTTTTATGACCAAAAATCAGACTGTTCGAGGAATGCGGGATTTTCTGCCATCAGACGCAGAAAAACTGAGGTATGTAGAGGCTGTCGCAAAAAAAGTTGCAGGTCTGCACGGCTTCGAGGAAATAATTACACCACTTGTGGAGCATTATGATTTATTGGCCGCGAAGTCCGGAGAAGAAATTAAAGCCCGTATGTATTCTTTTGAAGATCTGGGTGGACGAAAATTAGCTTTGAGACCGGAATTTACCGCTTCCATTGCAAGATTGATGGCTAGCACCTTGCGGAACGAACCAAAGCCCTTGAGACTTTTTTCAACAGGCACTTTATACCGGTATGACGAGCCACAGTTTGGCCGTTACCGAGAGTTTTGGCAATCAAACTTCGAAATTATCGGTAGCAGCCGACCTGAAGCAGACGTAGAAGTTCTATCCCTCACTAACCATCTCCTGCAAAAACTTGGACTTTCCAATTTTTGGTTCAAAATCGGTCACGTAGGAATCCTGCGTGGACTGTTGTCTGAGGAAGGCGTAAGAGACGAACATCAAAATAGCGTGATGCAGCTTTTAGACGCCAAACGGTGGAACGAAGCGCTTAGAACCGCTGAAGAATTTGGCGTTTCAAGAAAGGGTCTATCAGCTTTGAAAGAGGTTTTTGAAGCTAAGGGAAAAGATGCTTCCAAAGTCTTGACTGAAGTAAAGAAAAAGCTAGAGGAATATGAGAGTGCAGTTACAGCAGTAGATAACCTGCAGCAAATCATTGAGTTATGCAAAGAAAGCGGAGTTAAATTCAACATGTCAATTGAAACAGGATTTGCACGAGGCTTAGAATACTATACTGGAATGATTTTCGAGCCGCTTGTACCTGAGATGGAGATTTCACTAGGCGGCGGTGGACGATATGATAAACTCGTTGAACTATTTGGAGGTGAGCCTACACCGGCAGTAGGAGTTGCTCACGGGCTGGATCGTATCGCGCTGGCAATAGACAAACAAAACGTCACGCTGAAGATTTCTAAGAAAATCGTGGCGGTTATTCCCATTGGTGAAGAGGCAGTTTCCAAAGCTTTTGCAATAGCGTTGCAGCTAAGAAAAAGGGGAATAGCCGTAGAATTAGAGGTTATGGGGCGAACAGTTTCGCGAGCGTTACAGGATGCTGACAGAAGGAAAATGGCGTACGCTGTTATTTTAGGTCCGAAGGAGCTTGAAAAAGGTAAAGTGATGCTGCGAGACATGGAAAAGCGTCAGCAACGCCCAATCAACATTGATGACATATCTGAAGAAGTTTCGAAGAAGATGAGTTAGATGTTTGTAGGGGGCGGTTCAGGAACGGGTATAGCTTTAGGTTTTCGCCTTACCAACTCAAAAATCGCAATCACGCCAAAGATGATTAGTGCTACCCACAAAAATGCACCTAAGAAAATGTTTGCCAACCAACTAAGAGATAGAAAATCTATTTCAGCAGAATAGTAATCCAGTGACAAAACGAAAATGGAAAAGTAAAAATTGAAATACCAATGAAGCAAAATCGGCGCTTGAACCCCATAGTAAAGATACGCCAAAGCAAAAACTGCGCCGCTCACTGTTGCTGGAGCTATTTTACCTAGCTCCCAACCACCAAAATAGTGGGCGATACCGAAAAGAAAAGCAGTTAGGAATATCATCATCCACTCGGCCCAGAAAATCCCCCCAAGCAAGCCAGCCTCACCGATGGTTCTCAAACCGATCATCTTCTTAGCCTTTTCAGGCTGCAAAACAGATAGAATGCACGTCTTTAATCGTTGGCTCCAAGAAAAGTCAGGTCTTGTCCTTTTTCCAGCAACAAAAATGTAAGTCGCTAGGAAAGCTCCTATTGGAATTATCCGGAACAATATCTCTTCGACTAGTGGAGCCCGCGAAAATCGTAGGAAGTCCAAGAAAGGCTCAGTAATGCGTGGCTCTCCTATGGGAATTCCACTCTGTGTCTGAAAGAAATGTAATACGATTGTGACCACTAGCAACATGGATGTTATTGCTGGCATAGCAAGCAAGTTGTTGCTGAAAGGACTTCGTTTAGTATCGACAGAAAAGAATTCTCGGACTCTGCTGGGAAGATCGTCCGTGTACCTCCAAGCGGCGGCAAAACAAAGAGCAAATATCCACCAGAGAAATAAAAAATAGAGCCCAGCGTTTATGGTTATCTCCACATCTACAATGAGCAAGGGGTATAGTCTTATTGGTCCTTGGCTGAATGTTAGCCCTTCTGCAGTGGAGAAAAAAACCAGAATCCCCAAGCCCATTGAAAGCATGTATGTTAGGATGATGAAAAAACCGACTATGAAAATGATGGCGAAAAGAAGTTTTTGAAGTGTTTCAGATAAACTTGAGGTCATAGTGTACCCGTTTACGATTAAACAAGGGATATGTTTCTATTAACTTTAATCCAAGTGTTAACCGAGTACACTG is part of the Candidatus Bathyarchaeota archaeon genome and harbors:
- a CDS encoding CPBP family intramembrane metalloprotease; its protein translation is MTSSLSETLQKLLFAIIFIVGFFIILTYMLSMGLGILVFFSTAEGLTFSQGPIRLYPLLIVDVEITINAGLYFLFLWWIFALCFAAAWRYTDDLPSRVREFFSVDTKRSPFSNNLLAMPAITSMLLVVTIVLHFFQTQSGIPIGEPRITEPFLDFLRFSRAPLVEEILFRIIPIGAFLATYIFVAGKRTRPDFSWSQRLKTCILSVLQPEKAKKMIGLRTIGEAGLLGGIFWAEWMMIFLTAFLFGIAHYFGGWELGKIAPATVSGAVFALAYLYYGVQAPILLHWYFNFYFSIFVLSLDYYSAEIDFLSLSWLANIFLGAFLWVALIIFGVIAIFELVRRKPKAIPVPEPPPTNI
- the hisS gene encoding histidine--tRNA ligase produces the protein MTKNQTVRGMRDFLPSDAEKLRYVEAVAKKVAGLHGFEEIITPLVEHYDLLAAKSGEEIKARMYSFEDLGGRKLALRPEFTASIARLMASTLRNEPKPLRLFSTGTLYRYDEPQFGRYREFWQSNFEIIGSSRPEADVEVLSLTNHLLQKLGLSNFWFKIGHVGILRGLLSEEGVRDEHQNSVMQLLDAKRWNEALRTAEEFGVSRKGLSALKEVFEAKGKDASKVLTEVKKKLEEYESAVTAVDNLQQIIELCKESGVKFNMSIETGFARGLEYYTGMIFEPLVPEMEISLGGGGRYDKLVELFGGEPTPAVGVAHGLDRIALAIDKQNVTLKISKKIVAVIPIGEEAVSKAFAIALQLRKRGIAVELEVMGRTVSRALQDADRRKMAYAVILGPKELEKGKVMLRDMEKRQQRPINIDDISEEVSKKMS